ACTTCGGTGGTGTTCATTTTCATCTGTTGCTGCATCATTCTGGAGAACATCTTTGTCTTGCTGACCATTTGGAAAACCAAGAAGTTCCATCGGCCCATGTACTATTTTATTGGTAACCTGGCCCTCTCAGACCTGTTGGCGGGAGTCGCCTACACAGCCAACCTGCTGTTGTCTGGGGCCACTACCTACAAGCTCACCCCCGCCCAGTGGTTTCTGAGGGAAGGGAGTATGTTTGTGGCCCTGTCAGCCTCCGTGTTTAGCCTCCTGGCCATCGCTATCGAGCGCTATATCACCATGCTGAAGATGAAACTTCACAACGGGAGCAACAGCTCCCGCTCCTTCCTGCTGATCAGCGCTTGCTGGGTCATCTCGCTCATCCTGGGGGGCCTGCCCATCATGGGCTGGAACTGCATCAACACCCTGTCCAGCTGCTCCACCGTGCTCCCGCTTTACCACAAGCACTATATCctcttctgcaccacggtcttcACTCTCCTCTTGCTCTCCAtcgtcattctgtactgcaggaTCTACTCTTTGGTCAGGACTCGAAGCCGCCGTCTGACCTTCCGCAAAAACATGTCCAAGGCCAGCCGCAGCTCTGAGAAGTCGCTGGCCTTGCTGAAGACTGTAATTATTGTCCTGAGCGTCTTCATCGCCTGCTGGGCACCCCTTTTCATCTTGCTCCTGCTGGACGTGGGCTGCAAGGTGAAGACCTGCAACATCCTCTTCAAAGCCGAGTACTTCTTGGTGTTGGCAGTGCTCAACTCTGGCACCAACCCCATCATTTACACTCTGACCAACAAGGAGATGCGCCGGGCCTTTATCCGGATCATGTCCTGTTGCAAGTGCCCCAGTGGAGACTCCACCGGCAAATTCAAACGACCCATCATCGCTGGTATGGAATTCAGCCGGAGTAAATCGGACAACTCCTCTCACCCTCAGAAGGATGATGGCGACAACCCAGAGACGATTATGTCTTCTGGAAACGTCAACTCTTCTTCCTAAAGCCGAATGCTGCCAATCCTCGGGAAGTGCTCTTACAGGGTCACCACCCACCCCCCCAACCCCAGTATTTGAAAAAGGGCTCTGGGCCTCAACTGCTGCCAGGAAGGAGCTGCTGCGAGGGAAGGagctggagagagggagggagggggagaatcGGGGTGGTGGTGGTGCCGGGTGTTGGTGGGTATTTAGTTCCTGTGAACAATGCACTGGGAAGGGTGGAGTCAGGTCCCCTGCCTGGAGCCTATTTCCTATTCCCCTGGAGCTTTGATTTTGCACTGAGCCAAAGGTCTAGCATTGTCAAGCTCCTGAAGGGTTCATTTGGCTCCTCCTCAAAGACTGAAGTCTCCACGTGAAAGCTTCTCTTTGACTGGAGTTGTAAGCagaagatgttttttttttccactgtagtTTCAAACCCAAGTGAGTGTGTCCACTTCTACTTGTCTGGGGGAGGCTCTGCATAGcccaccctcccctccctgtTCACACCCCTCCtggagatgttttttttttactttatattgtAACTACCTGGCGGTCCTCAGAGTAGAGGTTGTGCCCTGGTCCATTTCTTGACCATCTATAGCAGGAAGGCTGTGCTGAGTAGGTGGGCTGTGAGGAGATGGAAATGGTTTGAAGATGTAAAGCAATTTCATTTGTTGAGGCCAAAGTGTCCACATAAGCTGgatccgttttttttttttttttttttggataattgATTGAagtcactttgattttttttttttcttaaacatcttTACAATGAAATGTGCTAAAGTGTCATATCCATTGTGGCTGTAATCAGCATAAGGAAGTCGACTTTATCTAAAGGATATCTTAGCCCCAATCCTTACAGTCGCAGGAGAAACAAGGTGAAAACTGACTGGGAGCTAACTTTGGTAAACCAAGAGAGTTCCTTAATGACTTTGTCTAACAAATACAGCATCTGTCTTTGGCACTTTTGTTGATGTTTATTTCAGAGTGTTGTGTGATTCATTCCAACCAACAGGATGGTTGCATTTTGTTgtgttaaaaatactttttatgaaTTTTGAATGTATTTGTTTTCAGCAGAGCTCATTTCATTGGATTTTTCCCCTAACCTGTGTTAACACCattgaatgtgtatttcttaaaaaaaataccatcctCTTGTGCCCTTAAAAGCATTACTTTAACTGATAGGGAGCACCAGAAGTTTTTCAGTATAGCTGTTCATCTGATAGTAATTGAAGATGTGTATAAATgttgcaaagaataaaaaatttattgcTGTCTCATTAGTATGGTTTTTCAGTGCAATTAaacaaagaaatgtttttttaaaaaaaatatagtatttaataGGTTTCTGACTTTGTGGATTATTTTGCACATAGCTTTATCAACTTTTAAACATTAATAAACTGATCTTTTTTAAAGATCTCTTTGTgaagagcatttttaaaaatcattactgaGATATTCTCTTTGACTATGCGGCTCTTTGGAATCACAGTTAAGGGCAAATTTCTGTTATTCTTTAAAGGACTTGACTCTGATAAACTAgggtgtaaaaaaaaatgtggtttgtTTAGAAACCACTCTATCTTTTTCAGGAAGATAACCTTTGTAAGTTCACAGTGAAGAGTCCAATGAATG
This region of Ictidomys tridecemlineatus isolate mIctTri1 chromosome 11, mIctTri1.hap1, whole genome shotgun sequence genomic DNA includes:
- the S1pr1 gene encoding sphingosine 1-phosphate receptor 1 — protein: MVSTSIPVVKALRSSVSDYVNYDIIVRHYNYTGKLNISPDENGIKLTSVVFIFICCCIILENIFVLLTIWKTKKFHRPMYYFIGNLALSDLLAGVAYTANLLLSGATTYKLTPAQWFLREGSMFVALSASVFSLLAIAIERYITMLKMKLHNGSNSSRSFLLISACWVISLILGGLPIMGWNCINTLSSCSTVLPLYHKHYILFCTTVFTLLLLSIVILYCRIYSLVRTRSRRLTFRKNMSKASRSSEKSLALLKTVIIVLSVFIACWAPLFILLLLDVGCKVKTCNILFKAEYFLVLAVLNSGTNPIIYTLTNKEMRRAFIRIMSCCKCPSGDSTGKFKRPIIAGMEFSRSKSDNSSHPQKDDGDNPETIMSSGNVNSSS